The Gemmatimonadaceae bacterium genome contains a region encoding:
- a CDS encoding cob(I)yrinic acid a,c-diamide adenosyltransferase — protein MTLKIYTKTGDDGQTALFGGGRVDKDHPRVEAYGDVDELNACLGMARAAEMMPRIDEVLVPIQRDLFSIGALLATPDRDKMREQLQKARIDDERIGELERAIDDCERELEPLKAFILPGGTPKSAALHVARTVCRRAERRVVALQRDNDLPDLVVIYLNRLSDLLFMLARVANKRAGAGEVTW, from the coding sequence ATGACTCTCAAGATCTACACCAAGACCGGCGACGACGGACAAACCGCCCTCTTTGGCGGCGGCCGCGTGGACAAGGACCACCCCCGGGTGGAAGCCTACGGCGACGTCGACGAGCTCAATGCCTGCCTGGGAATGGCGCGAGCCGCCGAGATGATGCCGCGCATCGACGAGGTGCTCGTCCCCATCCAGCGCGACCTCTTCTCGATCGGCGCGCTGCTGGCCACGCCGGACCGCGACAAGATGCGCGAGCAGCTGCAGAAGGCGCGCATCGACGACGAGCGCATCGGGGAACTGGAGCGCGCCATCGACGACTGCGAGCGGGAGCTGGAACCGCTCAAGGCCTTCATCCTCCCCGGGGGGACACCCAAGTCCGCGGCGTTGCACGTGGCGAGGACGGTGTGCCGTCGCGCCGAGCGCCGGGTGGTGGCGCTGCAGCGCGACAACGACCTCCCAGATCTCGTGGTGATTTACCTCAATCGCCTCTCGGACCTTCTCTTCATGCTGGCGCGCGTGGCCAACAAGCGGGCCGGTGCCGGTGAGGTGACGTGGTAA
- a CDS encoding diacylglycerol kinase family lipid kinase, with the protein MVAVRRALLIVNPAARRGASSLRAVTRAFADAGVACTVIPTERSGHAEQLARAHAESHDAVFTLGGDGTVMEVLHALIASDRPVGILPGGTGNLVARALGIPMSPRRAVARLLGGTVKTIDLGQLEDGRVFAFAAGVGVDAQMVATASPRAKRRLGVGAYVATGTRAALALEPFTLRATVDGVAHTFEATSAMVANFGAVLGGLIHLGPDIREDDGLLDLCVFSPANVRTALRLGWRMLRHDFGNDPAMQFLRGRSVHLETDPPRTSQADGELLPWPRLHVTVVPGGARLLVPGAALGGRRA; encoded by the coding sequence GTGGTAGCGGTTCGGCGGGCGCTCCTGATCGTCAATCCGGCAGCGCGTCGTGGGGCATCATCCCTGCGCGCGGTGACGCGCGCCTTTGCCGATGCCGGCGTCGCATGCACCGTGATTCCCACGGAGCGCAGCGGTCACGCGGAGCAGTTGGCGCGCGCGCATGCCGAGTCGCACGACGCCGTGTTCACGCTGGGGGGCGACGGGACCGTCATGGAGGTCCTGCACGCGCTGATTGCGAGCGATCGTCCGGTGGGCATCCTTCCCGGCGGGACGGGGAACCTCGTCGCCCGTGCACTGGGAATCCCGATGTCGCCACGGCGCGCGGTGGCCAGGTTGTTGGGCGGGACGGTGAAGACGATCGACCTCGGGCAGCTCGAGGACGGCCGTGTCTTCGCGTTCGCGGCGGGGGTCGGCGTCGACGCGCAGATGGTGGCGACGGCGAGCCCGCGGGCCAAGCGGCGACTGGGCGTGGGGGCGTACGTGGCGACGGGAACGCGCGCCGCGCTGGCTCTCGAACCGTTTACGTTGCGAGCGACGGTGGACGGTGTGGCGCACACGTTCGAGGCGACGAGTGCGATGGTGGCGAATTTCGGGGCCGTCCTCGGCGGGCTCATCCACTTGGGACCCGACATTCGCGAAGATGACGGATTGCTCGACTTGTGCGTCTTTTCCCCAGCGAATGTGCGCACCGCGCTTCGCCTGGGATGGCGCATGTTGCGTCACGATTTCGGGAACGATCCTGCCATGCAATTTCTTCGTGGGCGCAGTGTGCACCTCGAGACCGATCCCCCGCGAACGAGCCAGGCCGACGGTGAGCTGCTGCCGTGGCCGCGGCTGCACGTGACGGTGGTGCCGGGGGGGGCGCGGCTCCTGGTTCCGGGCGCTGCGTTAGGCGGGCGGCGCGCGTGA
- a CDS encoding translocation/assembly module TamB, with amino-acid sequence MTRRRAVVLASAATLFALGGVLVGGIAAVTQTRWGREMIRTQAIAFINGKIKGKMYIGHLEGSLFSNLVVDSFSIRDLNDSVFVATGPVRLRFDPRDFLDRRIVASDVRIERAFVHVHQDSLKAWNFRKIFPSGPKGPPKPRTTRSFGDYILVNAARATNLTFYLTMPWQPDDSLKGARADSAARVQMARRDKIIRRTGSGYEIQRRWTNGSLQLGPSRIDDRDALGRQFDVVRFDADEFDPPFKFREARGIVRNKGDSLWADINHFRLPGSRGTAKGKVWWGSDLPTRYDLTFVADTLSLADVAWVYPTLPTTGGGRMSLHIGNGRDLHQLEYALHDMDVRTMNSRLRGDMTFGTGAPVLIVKDIDLRADPIDWVLIEQFTGEPLPFPFKGEITATVKASGGPVTHFQLERGDFSWRDGNVAGVVNKGTVKGELDILFPAFTKFHAFDVALSSFDLRTIMAVNPAFPKFFGTVSGTARLDSVWTDFRFRNADITHHLENAESSRFTGNGRVTIGEKALTYDLALDARPLSLTTVAKAYPEAELMYKGTYTGPLRVQGQADDLAISTELTGTPGTLAFDGRVDADSIGGYGYDGLLRFNNLDLRLLLDTASVLHTQLNGTVELDVRGDSLAAWEGPLDLSLDRSLVDSVRVYSGARARMRFGGGRLRIDTLHVETALLSAAGRGGIGLMPAVRDSLSFLVSADSLGALRQYLVKAAAGDSAAIAAALRDSLGAEVSGRGVLAGSLDTLDVRAALDIRHLTYGDYGARVARVAADLQHVALPDMRGTLRVNADTIAAGGVAIANAGLDLDIAGTSRVGFALLATLSNGPVLETRGAYGTAQDTTRIAFDAFRLGLDGREWTLARKASLWASRGAFSADTVRLTGSSGGEILLAGAATEDSTVRLRLQLDSVSMADMANLAQASVPLSGWLSTRVDVAGTRSAPTMTLTGAVTGAKVGQLNVARAALRGEYAERRVHVGADLLRNDSTVVSIRGNAPIDLALVPRDTRLLRDTLRVSVVSNNLDMSVVESFLPTINSARGRLSADFSLAGTTERSALQGYLRIDSAAATIPDLGIRLRDLNADLSAARDTVRIQRFSVVSGDEARDSLWMGGWFARLTDAGGESNVAFDVSLGARDFQAIASRRVAELSLSGGLRLSGSLDRSRLSGNVTVNRGVIVIPPFTGKKLISLDDPELYNVVDTTVFANRALLPKAPPAFVNNLTVDNVRITMGSDVRVRSEEADIKLGGAVNVTVGARIGGTAPQLALDGALQTERGYYRLDLGGLVQRTFTVEGGELRFLNETELNPILNISALHTVRQMSSNYGGRNDVRIRVRVQGTLIRPMLRLESADSLQLSESDLISYLVAGVPSFGLGGQLSANRFSASSIALSTISSYISARFSGGLFDYVSIQTTTGTNSQQQQSRQGLLNGVQFGIGKQLGERTFLSLTTGLCKVAASGGQLNPIDLAQSIGIKLEQRLSAGYGFSFSLEPPLNELFCTSGTDRSFATTRRQFGFDLFRAWRW; translated from the coding sequence ATGACCCGCCGCCGCGCCGTCGTCCTGGCCAGTGCCGCCACGCTGTTCGCGTTAGGCGGCGTGCTGGTGGGCGGCATCGCGGCGGTGACGCAGACGCGGTGGGGGCGCGAGATGATTCGCACGCAGGCCATCGCGTTCATCAACGGGAAGATCAAGGGGAAGATGTACATCGGGCACCTCGAGGGCTCGCTCTTCTCCAACCTCGTGGTCGACTCGTTCTCGATCCGGGACCTGAACGACTCCGTCTTCGTCGCCACGGGGCCGGTGCGCCTGCGGTTCGATCCGCGCGATTTCCTCGACCGGCGGATCGTCGCGTCCGACGTCCGGATCGAGCGCGCCTTCGTGCACGTGCACCAGGATTCGCTCAAGGCGTGGAACTTCCGGAAGATCTTCCCGTCCGGGCCCAAGGGGCCGCCCAAGCCGCGCACGACGCGCAGCTTTGGCGACTACATCCTCGTGAATGCGGCCCGGGCGACGAACCTCACGTTCTATCTCACGATGCCGTGGCAGCCCGACGATTCGCTCAAGGGCGCACGGGCCGACAGCGCGGCGCGCGTGCAGATGGCGCGCCGCGACAAGATCATCCGACGCACAGGGAGCGGTTACGAAATCCAGCGGCGGTGGACCAACGGTTCGCTGCAGCTGGGCCCGTCGCGCATCGACGATCGCGATGCCCTTGGGCGACAGTTCGACGTGGTGCGCTTCGACGCCGACGAGTTCGACCCGCCGTTCAAGTTCCGCGAGGCTCGCGGGATCGTGCGCAACAAGGGCGATTCGCTGTGGGCCGACATCAACCACTTCCGCTTGCCGGGTTCGCGCGGGACGGCCAAGGGGAAGGTGTGGTGGGGGAGCGACCTCCCCACGCGCTACGACCTCACGTTCGTGGCCGATACGCTCTCGCTGGCCGACGTGGCATGGGTCTATCCCACGCTCCCGACCACGGGGGGCGGGCGCATGTCGCTCCACATCGGGAATGGTCGTGACCTGCACCAGCTCGAGTACGCGCTGCACGACATGGACGTGCGCACGATGAACTCGCGGCTGCGCGGCGACATGACGTTCGGCACCGGCGCGCCGGTCCTCATCGTGAAGGACATCGACCTGCGCGCCGATCCCATCGACTGGGTCCTCATCGAGCAGTTCACCGGCGAGCCTCTCCCGTTCCCGTTCAAGGGAGAGATCACGGCGACCGTGAAGGCCAGCGGTGGCCCGGTGACGCATTTCCAGCTGGAGCGCGGCGACTTCAGCTGGCGCGACGGCAACGTCGCGGGCGTGGTGAACAAGGGGACGGTGAAGGGCGAGCTGGACATCCTCTTCCCCGCGTTCACGAAGTTCCACGCCTTCGATGTCGCGCTCTCGAGCTTTGACCTGAGAACGATCATGGCCGTGAACCCCGCCTTCCCGAAGTTCTTCGGGACGGTGTCGGGGACGGCGCGCCTCGATTCGGTCTGGACCGACTTCCGCTTCCGCAACGCCGACATCACGCATCACCTGGAGAACGCCGAGTCGTCGCGCTTCACGGGGAACGGGCGCGTGACGATCGGGGAGAAGGCGCTCACGTACGACCTCGCGCTCGATGCGAGGCCGCTCAGCCTGACGACGGTGGCCAAGGCGTACCCCGAGGCGGAGCTGATGTACAAAGGGACGTACACGGGGCCGCTGCGCGTGCAGGGGCAGGCCGACGACCTCGCAATCTCGACGGAGCTGACGGGGACGCCGGGGACGCTGGCCTTCGACGGTCGCGTCGATGCGGACTCGATTGGCGGCTACGGCTACGACGGCCTGCTCCGCTTCAACAACCTCGACCTTCGCCTCCTGCTCGATACGGCGTCGGTGCTGCACACGCAGCTCAACGGGACGGTGGAGCTGGACGTGAGGGGCGATTCGCTTGCCGCGTGGGAGGGGCCGCTCGACCTCTCGCTCGATCGCTCGCTGGTCGACTCGGTGCGCGTGTACTCCGGGGCGCGCGCGCGGATGCGTTTCGGCGGCGGGCGCCTGCGCATCGACACGTTGCACGTGGAGACGGCGCTTCTCTCTGCCGCCGGTCGCGGCGGGATCGGGCTCATGCCGGCGGTGCGCGACTCGCTGTCATTCCTGGTGAGTGCCGACTCGCTGGGCGCGCTGCGGCAGTACCTGGTGAAGGCGGCCGCGGGCGACAGCGCGGCGATCGCGGCGGCGCTCCGCGACTCGCTGGGTGCCGAGGTGAGTGGGCGCGGGGTGCTGGCCGGCTCGCTCGACACGCTCGACGTGCGCGCGGCGCTCGACATCCGGCACCTGACGTACGGCGACTATGGGGCGCGGGTGGCGCGCGTGGCCGCCGACCTGCAGCACGTGGCGCTCCCCGACATGCGCGGGACGCTGCGCGTCAACGCCGACACGATTGCGGCTGGCGGCGTGGCGATCGCCAACGCGGGGCTGGACCTCGACATCGCCGGGACGTCGCGCGTGGGGTTCGCCCTCCTCGCCACGCTCTCCAACGGTCCGGTGCTGGAGACGCGCGGCGCCTACGGCACGGCGCAGGACACGACGCGCATCGCCTTCGACGCCTTCCGCCTCGGGTTGGACGGACGCGAGTGGACGCTGGCGCGCAAGGCGTCGCTGTGGGCGTCGCGCGGGGCGTTCAGCGCCGACACGGTCCGCCTCACGGGAAGCAGCGGCGGCGAGATCCTGCTGGCGGGGGCGGCGACGGAAGACAGCACGGTGCGGCTGCGGTTGCAGCTGGATAGCGTCTCGATGGCCGACATGGCCAACCTGGCGCAGGCGAGCGTCCCGCTGAGCGGGTGGCTCTCGACGCGCGTCGACGTGGCGGGGACGCGCAGCGCGCCAACCATGACGCTGACCGGGGCGGTGACCGGGGCCAAGGTGGGGCAACTGAACGTGGCGCGCGCGGCGCTGCGCGGCGAATACGCCGAGCGGCGCGTGCACGTCGGCGCCGACTTGCTGCGCAACGACTCGACGGTGGTCAGCATTCGCGGCAATGCCCCGATTGACCTGGCGCTCGTCCCGCGCGACACGCGCCTGCTGCGCGACACGCTCCGCGTGTCGGTGGTCTCGAACAACCTCGACATGTCGGTGGTGGAGAGCTTCCTCCCCACCATCAACAGCGCGCGCGGGCGCCTCTCGGCCGATTTCTCCCTCGCCGGAACCACCGAGCGTTCGGCGCTGCAGGGGTACCTGCGCATCGACTCGGCGGCGGCGACGATCCCCGACCTCGGGATCCGGCTGCGCGACCTCAACGCCGACCTGTCGGCGGCGCGCGACACCGTCCGCATCCAGCGCTTCTCCGTCGTGAGCGGCGATGAGGCGCGCGATTCGCTCTGGATGGGGGGGTGGTTCGCCCGCCTCACGGACGCCGGCGGCGAGAGCAACGTCGCCTTCGATGTCTCGTTAGGGGCCCGCGACTTCCAGGCGATCGCCAGCCGTCGCGTTGCCGAGTTGTCGCTGTCGGGCGGGCTGCGCCTGAGCGGCTCGCTCGACCGGAGCCGCCTGTCGGGGAACGTGACCGTCAACCGCGGGGTGATCGTGATTCCCCCGTTCACCGGGAAGAAGCTCATCTCGCTGGACGATCCCGAGCTGTACAACGTGGTCGACACGACCGTCTTCGCCAACCGCGCCCTCCTTCCCAAGGCGCCCCCCGCCTTCGTGAACAACCTCACCGTCGACAACGTGCGCATCACGATGGGGTCGGACGTGCGCGTGCGCTCGGAGGAAGCGGACATCAAGCTGGGCGGGGCGGTGAACGTGACGGTGGGGGCGCGCATTGGCGGCACCGCGCCGCAGTTGGCCCTGGACGGCGCGCTGCAGACCGAGCGCGGCTACTATCGCCTCGACCTGGGCGGGCTGGTGCAGCGCACCTTCACCGTGGAGGGAGGAGAGCTCCGCTTCCTCAACGAGACCGAACTCAACCCGATCCTCAACATCAGCGCCCTGCACACGGTGCGGCAAATGTCGAGCAACTACGGCGGTCGCAACGACGTGCGCATCCGGGTGCGCGTGCAGGGGACGCTCATCCGCCCCATGTTGCGCCTGGAGAGCGCCGACTCGTTGCAGCTCTCGGAGTCGGACCTCATCTCCTACCTCGTGGCCGGCGTCCCGTCGTTCGGGCTGGGGGGGCAGTTGAGCGCCAACCGGTTCAGCGCGTCGTCCATCGCGCTCAGCACCATCTCCTCGTACATCTCGGCGCGCTTCTCCGGCGGACTGTTCGACTACGTCAGCATCCAGACCACGACCGGGACCAACTCGCAGCAGCAGCAATCGCGGCAGGGGCTGCTCAACGGCGTGCAGTTCGGCATCGGCAAGCAGCTGGGCGAGCGAACGTTCCTGTCGCTCACCACCGGGCTGTGCAAGGTCGCCGCCTCGGGCGGGCAGCTCAACCCGATCGACCTCGCGCAATCGATCGGGATCAAGCTCGAGCAACGGCTGTCGGCGGGGTACGGCTTCTCGTTCTCGCTGGAGCCGCCGCTCAACGAGTTGTTCTGCACCAGCGGCACCGACCGCAGCTTCGCGACCACGCGCCGCCAGTTCGGCTTCGACCTGTTCCGCGCCTGGCGGTGGTAG
- a CDS encoding response regulator, translated as MSYLLLADDNEDMRLMLRELFRASGHEVSMAADGVEALASIAAREPDLVILDHSMPNMSGLEVCRRLKQNPFTARVPVMMLTAQSGVESKVEGFAAGADDYIAKPFDPRELRARVQAMLRLVQREGDRNPTSGLPGGRAIESEILGRVESGEVFAVCYLDLDNFKPFADTFGFAIADEVIRGLGAAIRDSSTAVPGDPAIDFVGHIGGDDFIAITSPERAGQLMDECAARCRQVIETAVGPQAAALGCYTGVDREGRVREFPLAGVSAAVLIVTPSTWVNLAHLGMRAAEVKRRAKMKGTGAVLVESV; from the coding sequence GTGAGTTACCTGCTGCTGGCCGACGACAACGAAGATATGCGCCTGATGCTGCGCGAGCTGTTTCGCGCCTCGGGGCATGAGGTGTCGATGGCGGCCGATGGCGTGGAGGCGCTGGCGTCGATCGCGGCGCGTGAGCCGGACCTCGTGATCCTCGATCATTCGATGCCGAACATGAGCGGGCTCGAGGTATGCCGACGCCTCAAGCAGAACCCGTTCACCGCGCGCGTTCCGGTGATGATGTTGACGGCGCAGAGCGGCGTGGAAAGCAAGGTCGAGGGTTTTGCCGCCGGCGCCGACGATTACATCGCCAAGCCATTCGATCCGCGCGAGCTGCGGGCGCGGGTGCAGGCCATGCTCCGGCTGGTGCAGCGCGAGGGGGACCGCAACCCTACCAGCGGATTGCCGGGCGGGCGCGCCATCGAGTCGGAGATCCTGGGGCGCGTGGAGTCGGGGGAGGTCTTCGCGGTCTGCTATCTCGACCTCGACAACTTCAAGCCGTTCGCCGACACCTTCGGCTTCGCCATCGCCGACGAGGTGATTCGTGGGCTGGGGGCGGCGATCCGCGATTCGTCGACGGCGGTGCCGGGCGATCCCGCGATCGATTTCGTGGGGCACATCGGCGGCGACGACTTCATCGCCATCACGTCGCCGGAGCGGGCCGGGCAGTTGATGGACGAGTGCGCAGCACGATGCCGGCAGGTGATCGAGACCGCGGTGGGGCCGCAGGCGGCGGCGCTGGGGTGCTACACGGGCGTCGACCGTGAGGGGCGCGTGCGCGAGTTCCCGCTGGCTGGGGTTTCCGCGGCGGTGCTGATCGTGACGCCATCGACATGGGTCAATCTCGCGCACCTCGGGATGCGCGCCGCCGAGGTCAAGCGGCGCGCCAAGATGAAGGGGACCGGCGCCGTCCTCGTCGAGTCGGTCTGA
- a CDS encoding BamA/TamA family outer membrane protein, whose protein sequence is MRWRTALAFACLGIARGLGAQVLECDETSIEVHKLSFAGNHAFRSSVLANGVATTQSSFARRWFRLFGKRYCLDAATVTQDSLRLILFYRNAGFSQVKVAKELSMRSRRAAELRFVIDEGQPVLIDSVSYVGFDSVPQFDRLRRGIEVKPGMRFDKSAVLASRDSLARRLRDRGYPMAEVLRSFDTDTARRTAVVEFSASTGPRAWLGAIHVTVDVPPGEERRVAPERVKGVLGIREGQLYRERSLEGVKRGLYLSEAFRHVDVQVDSASLADDVDSLVTIDVQLTEGDLRASRLSMGWGNLDCLRTQGSYTDYNFLGRLRRLDLNGRLSKVGVGAPFDFASGFCRQEVKKDIFSDTLNYYAGVTMSQASLFGLRTIPTLTLYSERRSEFQAYLRDTRFGALASVQRGIDGTAPQSFSYQLEYGSTFSSPAFFCAVFNVCEQDAQDRLLARSRLAVAGWSLTRNRADDFANPSRGSVMRVELRHASRVIGSSTDQQFNRAVFDASVYRPVFDGGVFVLRLRGGTVLGRRLGFDGSRTFVPPQERLYAGGPNTVRGFRQNELGPAIYVVDTFTVETGAADTSFFRSESGRVGYRVVPSGGDNVVIANAELRLRSVFLPELIQYSLFVDAGEVWNRSAASSVRPPVQFKVTPGLGVRVFTPIGPVRMDIGYNPYQAPQGPAFFSAQQRLEGGSVERALYCTSPGNELAVTPGTALPVQVAGACPSTFQPARRTTFLSRLTFNFSIGQAF, encoded by the coding sequence ATGCGCTGGCGCACGGCGCTGGCGTTCGCGTGCCTTGGCATCGCGCGCGGGCTCGGCGCGCAGGTGCTCGAGTGCGACGAGACGTCGATCGAGGTGCACAAACTCTCCTTTGCCGGCAACCACGCCTTCCGCAGCTCGGTGCTGGCCAATGGCGTCGCCACCACGCAGTCGTCGTTCGCCCGCCGCTGGTTTCGCCTGTTCGGCAAGCGCTACTGCCTGGATGCGGCGACCGTCACGCAGGATTCGCTGCGCCTCATCCTGTTCTACCGCAACGCCGGCTTCTCGCAGGTGAAGGTTGCCAAGGAGCTGTCGATGCGCTCGCGTCGTGCGGCGGAGCTGCGCTTCGTCATCGACGAGGGGCAACCGGTTCTCATCGACAGCGTGTCGTACGTGGGCTTCGATTCGGTGCCGCAGTTCGATCGCCTGCGGCGCGGGATCGAGGTCAAGCCTGGGATGCGATTCGACAAGTCGGCGGTGCTGGCGAGCCGCGACTCGCTGGCGCGGCGGCTCCGCGACCGCGGCTACCCGATGGCCGAGGTGCTGCGCTCCTTTGATACCGACACCGCGCGACGAACCGCCGTGGTGGAGTTCAGCGCTTCCACCGGGCCGCGGGCGTGGCTGGGCGCCATCCACGTGACCGTGGATGTGCCGCCGGGGGAGGAGCGGCGCGTGGCGCCGGAGCGCGTGAAGGGGGTGCTGGGAATCCGCGAGGGGCAACTCTATCGCGAGCGCTCGCTCGAAGGGGTCAAGCGCGGGCTCTACCTCTCCGAGGCGTTCCGTCACGTGGACGTGCAGGTCGACTCGGCGTCGCTGGCCGATGACGTGGACTCGCTGGTCACCATCGACGTGCAGCTGACGGAAGGGGACCTGCGGGCGTCGCGCCTGTCGATGGGGTGGGGGAACCTGGATTGCCTGCGCACGCAGGGGAGCTACACCGACTACAACTTCCTGGGGCGGCTGCGCCGCCTGGACCTGAATGGGCGTCTGTCGAAGGTGGGGGTGGGGGCGCCGTTCGACTTCGCCAGCGGCTTCTGCCGCCAGGAAGTCAAGAAGGACATCTTCAGCGACACGCTCAACTACTACGCCGGCGTGACCATGTCGCAGGCCTCGCTGTTCGGGCTGCGCACCATTCCCACGCTCACGCTGTACAGCGAGCGGCGATCCGAATTCCAGGCGTACCTGCGCGACACGCGCTTCGGCGCGCTCGCCTCGGTACAGCGCGGGATCGACGGCACGGCACCGCAGAGCTTCTCCTACCAGCTGGAGTACGGGAGCACCTTCTCGTCGCCGGCGTTCTTCTGCGCCGTGTTCAACGTCTGCGAGCAGGATGCGCAGGACCGCCTGCTGGCGCGCAGCCGCCTTGCGGTGGCGGGGTGGAGCCTGACGCGGAACCGCGCCGACGACTTCGCGAACCCCTCGCGTGGCTCGGTGATGCGCGTCGAACTGCGACATGCCTCGCGCGTGATCGGGTCGAGCACCGACCAGCAGTTCAATCGCGCCGTCTTCGACGCGTCGGTGTATCGCCCGGTCTTCGATGGCGGCGTCTTCGTGCTGCGGTTGCGCGGCGGAACCGTGCTCGGGCGCCGCCTCGGCTTCGACGGCAGCCGCACGTTTGTCCCACCGCAGGAGCGACTCTACGCGGGCGGCCCCAACACGGTACGCGGTTTTCGACAGAACGAGCTGGGGCCGGCCATCTACGTCGTCGACACCTTCACCGTGGAGACGGGCGCGGCCGATACGTCGTTCTTCCGTTCGGAGAGCGGGCGCGTGGGGTACCGCGTGGTCCCCTCGGGCGGTGACAACGTGGTGATAGCCAACGCCGAATTGCGCCTGCGTTCGGTCTTTCTCCCGGAGCTGATCCAGTACTCGCTCTTCGTCGATGCCGGTGAGGTGTGGAACCGCAGCGCCGCCTCCTCCGTTCGCCCGCCCGTGCAGTTCAAGGTGACGCCGGGTTTGGGCGTGCGCGTCTTCACGCCCATCGGGCCGGTGCGCATGGATATCGGGTACAACCCGTACCAGGCGCCGCAGGGGCCGGCGTTCTTCAGCGCGCAGCAGCGGCTGGAGGGGGGCTCGGTGGAGCGCGCGCTCTACTGCACGAGCCCGGGCAACGAGCTTGCGGTCACGCCGGGGACGGCGCTTCCGGTGCAGGTGGCGGGGGCGTGTCCGTCGACGTTCCAGCCTGCGCGCCGGACGACGTTCCTCAGCCGCCTGACGTTCAACTTCTCGATCGGGCAGGCGTTCTAG
- a CDS encoding nucleotide pyrophosphohydrolase — protein MDLDAYQAHASRTLNPALDRDARLLDAVAGLAEEAGELLGAVRKHQFQQRPLDRDALTSELGDALWCLAAAAGALGLSLGDVAHNNLAKLRLRYPDGFSADAAMRRDDEGPHASHSGD, from the coding sequence GTGGACCTCGACGCCTACCAGGCGCACGCCAGCCGCACGCTCAACCCCGCGCTCGACCGGGATGCGCGCCTCCTCGACGCCGTCGCCGGGCTGGCCGAAGAGGCCGGCGAACTCCTGGGCGCCGTGCGCAAGCACCAGTTCCAGCAGCGCCCCCTCGATCGCGACGCCCTCACCAGCGAGTTAGGCGATGCGCTGTGGTGCCTCGCGGCCGCCGCCGGCGCCCTCGGGCTTTCGTTAGGTGACGTGGCGCACAACAACCTCGCCAAGCTGCGACTCCGGTACCCCGACGGATTCTCCGCCGACGCGGCCATGCGCCGGGACGACGAAGGCCCGCATGCCTCTCACTCGGGCGACTGA
- a CDS encoding NAD(P)/FAD-dependent oxidoreductase translates to MTTTHDLVDITIIGGGPAGLFARFYAGMRGASAQIIDALPQLGGQLTALYPEKYIFDVAGYPKILAKDLVHALVEQSRQFGGGEHLNQEVIGLEECDGHFVLKTSTGDYPTRSIVIAAGIGAFSPRRLPQPSAAPWYGKGIQDVVLDPESMRGKRVVIIGGGDSAFDWAHQLTGRATHVTLAHRSDRFRAHDATVVEVRKAAEEGRVEILTFHELHDVVGGADALTAIVLRDTKTKVTREVPCDVVLPMLGYVSDLGELTKWGLTFEKDEIVVNSQMETGRPGIYAAGDVTTYPGKLKLIAAGFGEAATAVNQAVHWIYPEKKVAPGHSSNMAIFGQSPE, encoded by the coding sequence ATGACAACCACTCACGACCTCGTCGACATCACGATCATCGGCGGCGGCCCGGCCGGGCTGTTCGCCCGCTTCTACGCCGGCATGCGCGGTGCCAGCGCGCAGATCATCGATGCGCTCCCGCAGCTGGGCGGTCAGCTCACGGCGCTCTATCCCGAGAAGTACATCTTCGATGTCGCGGGGTATCCCAAGATCCTGGCCAAGGACCTGGTGCACGCCCTCGTGGAGCAGTCGAGGCAATTCGGCGGGGGGGAGCACCTCAACCAGGAAGTGATCGGGCTCGAGGAGTGCGACGGGCACTTCGTGCTGAAGACGTCGACGGGCGACTACCCCACGCGTTCCATCGTGATTGCGGCGGGGATCGGGGCGTTCTCGCCGCGGCGGCTGCCGCAGCCGTCGGCGGCGCCGTGGTACGGCAAGGGGATCCAGGATGTAGTGCTCGACCCGGAGTCGATGCGGGGAAAGCGGGTCGTCATCATTGGCGGTGGCGATTCGGCCTTCGATTGGGCTCATCAGCTCACCGGCCGGGCGACGCACGTGACGCTCGCCCACCGATCGGACCGCTTCCGCGCCCACGACGCCACGGTCGTCGAGGTGCGCAAGGCGGCGGAGGAGGGTCGGGTCGAGATTCTCACCTTCCACGAGTTGCACGATGTGGTTGGTGGCGCCGACGCGCTGACGGCGATCGTCCTGCGTGACACCAAGACCAAGGTGACGCGCGAAGTCCCCTGCGACGTGGTCCTGCCGATGCTTGGCTACGTCAGCGACCTGGGCGAGCTGACCAAGTGGGGGCTCACCTTCGAGAAGGATGAGATCGTCGTCAACTCACAGATGGAGACGGGGCGCCCCGGGATCTATGCCGCGGGAGATGTGACGACGTATCCCGGAAAGCTGAAGCTGATTGCGGCTGGATTCGGCGAGGCGGCGACGGCGGTGAATCAGGCGGTTCACTGGATCTACCCCGAGAAGAAGGTCGCACCGGGGCACTCGTCCAACATGGCGATCTTCGGTCAGTCGCCCGAGTGA